ACGTAAACTGTAGTCGCCTCTGGTGGGAACTGTTGTTGATTCAGTGTAGAGTTATAGGAGCCGTCTGTAATCGCAGTGCAGGGCCTCAGCAAGCCGCTTGGCGCTGACAATACCAATAATACGCTTACCGTTCTCCATTTCGCTGATGTGCCGCTGGGGAATGCCGGTTGCTTCTGCAAGCTGTGTCTGGGTCATGCCTTCCCGGTGCCGGAATCCTGATAGGGTTGTGCCCGCCTCATTGCCTGCAAATTCGGGAAAGGCTTCACGCCATGGAATGCTGTCGTCAGCTTCCTGCAGGCCGATCTTGGCAGCGAATGCCCGCAGCTCTTGAACCTTG
Above is a window of Trichlorobacter lovleyi SZ DNA encoding:
- a CDS encoding helix-turn-helix domain-containing protein — encoded protein: MLERMKKHHTDSVRFIGSVNKVQELRAFAAKIGLQEADDSIPWREAFPEFAGNEAGTTLSGFRHREGMTQTQLAEATGIPQRHISEMENGKRIIGIVSAKRLAEALHCDYRRLL